The following proteins are encoded in a genomic region of Maribacter hydrothermalis:
- a CDS encoding tetratricopeptide repeat protein has translation MRLLFFFISYISLATMAWAQDDFLAKQYFADGDFEKAVVFYEKLVEKNPRRTEYAQDLVACYQQLKRYDDASEFIKERLKDRNPYPTLLIDLGYNYALQEQPEMALNQYEKALEIIPKNPNYGYAIGLQFQKYSLLDLAVKSFESAMELNPALDFNFQLARIYGEQGNVEAMYNSYLNLVIDGKTSKSNILRSIDEFVSENADDKNNLLLKKVLLERAQKNPDILWNELLSWLFVKQNQYSSAFRQEKAILKRINGSSTLRLENLAANALEVEAYEDAKEIYVYIIDNTTNENTKLNAELNLIDINLSSSSQSQLAAIQKKYDELIDLYGYKAQTLQLQVAYANFLTFKKNEPQPAEKLLKNSLELPLSDRGNAYLKLALGDILVYDKKFNEALIYFSQIQQKLKNDVLGQDARYKVAQTSFYKGDFDWALTQLKVLRSSTSQLIANDAMQLSLLISDNSLEDSTQTALKKFARADFLAYQNKTEDAILALNDILENHKGEKIEDEALLKQAQLYESQKKYDEAVLNYQKIITFYGNGILADDAYYALGELYRKIYKDTVKAKDNYEKIIYTYQDSYYFPQARKNFRILRGDSIN, from the coding sequence ATGCGTTTATTATTTTTCTTTATTTCTTATATATCGTTAGCGACTATGGCATGGGCACAAGATGATTTCTTGGCAAAGCAATATTTTGCTGATGGTGATTTTGAAAAAGCGGTTGTTTTTTATGAAAAGCTAGTAGAAAAAAACCCACGAAGAACAGAATATGCGCAAGACTTGGTTGCCTGTTACCAACAACTAAAAAGGTACGATGATGCAAGCGAGTTTATAAAAGAACGATTAAAAGATAGAAACCCCTACCCTACCTTGTTAATAGATTTGGGCTATAATTATGCACTTCAGGAGCAGCCAGAAATGGCTTTAAACCAATACGAAAAAGCTTTAGAAATTATACCTAAAAATCCAAATTATGGATATGCTATTGGTCTTCAATTTCAAAAATACAGTTTATTGGACCTTGCTGTAAAATCGTTTGAAAGCGCCATGGAATTAAACCCTGCTTTAGATTTCAATTTTCAATTGGCAAGAATTTACGGAGAACAAGGCAATGTGGAGGCCATGTACAATTCTTATCTAAATTTGGTAATTGACGGCAAAACCTCAAAATCGAACATTCTAAGAAGTATAGATGAATTTGTTTCTGAAAATGCCGACGACAAAAACAATCTTTTGCTAAAAAAAGTGCTTTTAGAACGCGCACAAAAGAATCCAGACATTCTTTGGAATGAACTACTTAGTTGGCTCTTTGTTAAACAAAACCAGTACAGTAGTGCTTTTAGACAAGAAAAGGCCATTTTAAAACGAATAAATGGCAGTTCTACATTACGCTTAGAGAATTTAGCTGCCAATGCCTTAGAAGTAGAAGCCTACGAAGATGCAAAGGAAATCTACGTCTATATCATTGACAATACTACCAATGAAAACACAAAATTAAATGCGGAATTAAATCTTATCGACATCAATCTTAGTTCTTCTTCACAAAGTCAATTAGCGGCTATTCAAAAAAAATATGATGAACTAATAGATCTTTATGGTTACAAGGCGCAAACGTTACAGCTTCAAGTAGCCTATGCTAATTTTTTAACTTTTAAAAAAAATGAACCTCAACCTGCAGAAAAGTTATTAAAGAACAGTTTAGAATTACCATTAAGTGACCGCGGAAATGCCTATTTAAAATTGGCTTTAGGCGACATTTTGGTTTATGATAAAAAATTCAACGAAGCGCTGATCTATTTTTCGCAAATACAGCAGAAATTAAAAAATGATGTTTTAGGACAAGATGCGCGGTATAAAGTGGCGCAAACCAGTTTTTATAAAGGAGATTTTGATTGGGCGCTTACACAGTTAAAAGTACTTAGAAGCTCCACCTCCCAATTAATTGCAAACGATGCCATGCAATTAAGTCTCTTAATTTCAGATAATTCACTGGAAGACTCTACACAAACGGCATTAAAGAAGTTTGCCCGTGCCGATTTTTTGGCTTATCAAAATAAAACAGAAGATGCTATACTTGCATTAAATGATATACTTGAAAACCATAAAGGCGAAAAAATTGAAGATGAAGCCCTACTCAAACAGGCTCAATTATACGAATCTCAAAAAAAGTATGACGAAGCTGTACTAAATTATCAGAAAATCATCACTTTTTATGGAAACGGAATTTTAGCCGATGATGCTTATTATGCTTTGGGCGAGTTATACAGAAAAATATATAAGGACACCGTAAAGGCAAAAGATAATTACGAGAAAATAATTTACACCTATCAAGACAGTTACTATTTTCCTCAAGCAAGAAAGAACTTCAGAATTTTAAGAGGAGATTCTATCAATTAA
- the serS gene encoding serine--tRNA ligase, with protein MLQIQTIRDNKEDIILALAKRNIDAQPLLENLLQLDENRRTTQTRLDNVLAESNKLSKEIGVLYKTGKVQEANLLKEQTVNLKEESKQLSEDLTDIEEKLQGLLYQIPNAPHDSVKKGSSEEDNEEVFKEGVVPSLDSTAQPHWELAKKYDIIDFELGVKIAGAGFPVYKGKGARLQRALIAYFLDKNTEAGYTEIQVPHLVNELSGYGTGQLPDKEGQMYHVTADDLYLIPTAEVPVTNLFRDVIVNESDFPITYTGYTPCFRREAGSYGAHVRGLNRLHQFDKVEIVRVEHPSKSYEALDGMVEHVKNILRELKLPYRILRLCGGDLGFTSALTFDFEVFSTAQDRWLEISSVSNFETYQANRLKLRYKDENGKNQLAHTLNGSSLALPRVLAGILENYQTPEGIKIPEVLVPYCGFNMID; from the coding sequence ATGTTACAAATACAGACCATTCGGGACAATAAAGAAGATATTATTCTTGCCTTAGCCAAGAGAAATATTGACGCCCAACCTCTATTAGAAAATTTACTACAATTAGATGAAAATAGACGTACGACCCAAACACGTTTAGATAATGTTTTAGCAGAATCTAATAAACTTTCCAAAGAAATTGGAGTATTGTACAAGACTGGAAAAGTTCAAGAAGCGAATCTGCTTAAAGAGCAAACAGTGAACTTAAAAGAAGAATCCAAACAATTAAGTGAAGATTTAACGGACATAGAAGAAAAGCTTCAAGGGTTATTATATCAGATTCCGAATGCACCACATGACTCTGTAAAAAAAGGATCTTCCGAAGAAGATAATGAAGAGGTCTTTAAAGAGGGAGTTGTTCCTAGCTTAGATTCAACTGCTCAACCTCACTGGGAATTGGCCAAAAAATATGATATCATTGATTTTGAATTAGGAGTAAAAATCGCGGGAGCAGGTTTCCCTGTATATAAAGGAAAAGGAGCTCGTTTACAGCGTGCATTAATTGCCTATTTTTTAGATAAAAACACGGAAGCGGGATACACAGAAATTCAAGTACCCCATTTGGTTAATGAATTATCCGGATATGGAACAGGTCAATTACCCGATAAAGAAGGCCAAATGTATCATGTTACCGCAGATGACTTGTACTTAATACCTACTGCAGAGGTTCCAGTAACGAACCTTTTTAGAGATGTAATTGTAAACGAAAGTGATTTTCCTATCACTTACACCGGCTATACGCCATGCTTTAGAAGAGAAGCGGGCAGTTATGGCGCACATGTACGTGGTCTAAATCGGTTACACCAATTCGATAAGGTCGAAATTGTTCGTGTTGAACACCCTTCAAAATCCTATGAAGCTTTAGACGGCATGGTAGAGCATGTAAAAAATATTCTAAGAGAATTAAAATTACCCTACCGAATTCTAAGATTATGTGGCGGCGATTTAGGTTTTACATCTGCCCTTACTTTTGATTTTGAAGTATTTTCTACTGCGCAAGACCGTTGGTTAGAAATTAGCTCTGTCTCAAATTTTGAAACATACCAAGCCAATAGGTTAAAATTGCGTTATAAGGACGAGAACGGGAAAAACCAATTGGCACATACCCTAAATGGTAGTTCTTTAGCCTTACCACGGGTTTTAGCTGGTATTTTGGAAAACTACCAAACTCCAGAAGGCATTAAAATACCTGAGGTATTAGTACCGTATTGTGGTTTTAATATGATTGATTAA
- the pth gene encoding aminoacyl-tRNA hydrolase translates to MFAFLNYIFSKKNSIEEKDPMKKFLIVGLGNIGDEYAETRHNIGFKILDEVAKANEFTFETAKLGDIGSFKIKGRTIICLKPSTYMNRSGKALKYWMDKENIPQSNILVITDDINLPFGTIRIKTKGSNGGHNGLKDIELFLQTILYNRYRFGVGADFGKGRQVEYVLGKWSDEENDQLPERLKKSTEIINSFALAGIARTMNQFNNS, encoded by the coding sequence ATGTTCGCTTTTTTAAACTATATTTTTTCAAAGAAGAACAGTATTGAAGAGAAAGATCCCATGAAAAAATTTTTAATTGTTGGCCTTGGTAATATTGGTGATGAATATGCAGAAACCCGTCATAATATTGGATTTAAAATTTTAGATGAAGTAGCAAAAGCAAATGAATTTACTTTTGAAACGGCTAAACTTGGGGACATTGGCTCATTTAAGATAAAGGGTAGAACAATTATATGTCTTAAGCCGTCTACGTATATGAATCGTAGTGGTAAAGCTTTAAAATATTGGATGGACAAAGAGAATATACCTCAAAGCAATATTCTTGTAATTACTGATGATATTAATTTACCTTTTGGCACTATACGCATAAAAACCAAGGGCAGCAATGGAGGGCATAACGGACTAAAAGATATAGAGCTGTTTCTACAAACTATTTTATATAATAGATACAGATTTGGTGTAGGTGCCGATTTTGGCAAAGGAAGACAAGTAGAGTATGTATTAGGCAAATGGAGCGATGAAGAAAACGATCAGTTGCCCGAACGCTTAAAAAAATCTACAGAAATCATTAATTCATTTGCACTTGCAGGAATTGCCAGAACAATGAACCAATTCAACAATTCTTAA
- a CDS encoding DMT family transporter — MNWILLVVAGLFEVAFAFCLGKAKETTGNEMYMWYLGFLVTLAISMILLVKATQTLPIGTAYAVWTGIGAVGTVLVGIFVFKEPATFLRILFISTLIGSIIGLKIVSH; from the coding sequence ATGAATTGGATACTATTAGTCGTTGCCGGACTTTTTGAAGTTGCTTTTGCTTTTTGTTTAGGAAAAGCAAAGGAAACTACCGGTAACGAAATGTACATGTGGTATCTTGGGTTTTTAGTGACCCTTGCAATAAGTATGATACTTTTAGTAAAAGCAACACAGACATTACCAATTGGTACCGCCTATGCTGTTTGGACCGGTATTGGTGCTGTAGGAACCGTGCTTGTCGGGATATTTGTTTTCAAAGAACCGGCAACTTTTTTACGTATTCTATTTATTAGCACGTTAATAGGTTCTATAATTGGCTTAAAAATAGTGTCACACTAA
- a CDS encoding bifunctional riboflavin kinase/FAD synthetase, which produces MITVRNISKYKEEYPTVITIGTFDGVHIGHLKILNKIINHAKGSDLKSSVLTFFPHPRMVLQKDANIKLLNTIEEKINILERLGLDILIIHPFTKDFSRLRATEFVRDILVNTFNIKKVIIGYDHRFGRNRNANITDLRAFGNTFDFTVDEIPAQEIDDVSVSSTKIRKALEDGDIETANSYLGYEYMLTGTIIKGKGIGRQLGYPTANLLIAEDYKLIPKNGAYVVNSLLNGKIVYGMMNIGYNPTVNGTEKSIEINFFDFDADLYNLKIQINILARLRDEHKFESIDALKAQLVKDKEKSLQYINR; this is translated from the coding sequence GTGATTACAGTCCGCAACATTTCTAAATACAAAGAAGAATATCCTACGGTCATTACCATAGGCACCTTTGATGGTGTGCATATAGGTCACCTCAAAATACTGAACAAAATCATAAACCATGCCAAGGGTTCAGATCTAAAATCTTCAGTTCTTACTTTTTTTCCGCATCCGAGAATGGTTTTGCAGAAAGATGCCAACATTAAATTATTGAATACAATTGAAGAAAAAATTAACATTCTAGAGCGTTTAGGACTCGACATTCTAATAATACACCCATTTACTAAAGATTTTTCTAGACTTAGGGCTACGGAATTTGTACGAGATATTCTTGTAAACACTTTTAATATTAAAAAAGTAATAATAGGTTATGATCATAGGTTTGGTCGTAACAGAAATGCTAACATAACCGACTTAAGAGCTTTTGGAAATACGTTTGATTTTACGGTAGATGAAATACCTGCTCAGGAAATTGACGATGTATCCGTCAGTTCAACAAAGATCAGGAAAGCACTAGAAGACGGGGACATTGAGACAGCCAATAGCTACTTAGGCTATGAATACATGCTTACCGGCACAATAATAAAAGGCAAGGGCATTGGTAGGCAGTTAGGCTACCCAACAGCAAACCTTTTAATAGCTGAGGACTATAAATTGATACCAAAAAATGGAGCTTACGTTGTAAACAGTCTTCTAAATGGTAAAATTGTTTATGGCATGATGAACATAGGGTATAATCCAACTGTTAATGGTACGGAAAAATCTATAGAAATCAATTTTTTCGATTTTGATGCAGATCTGTACAACTTAAAAATTCAAATTAATATTTTAGCCCGTTTGCGAGATGAACATAAATTTGAATCTATTGATGCGCTTAAAGCACAATTAGTAAAAGACAAAGAAAAATCACTACAATACATTAACCGGTAA
- a CDS encoding zinc-dependent metalloprotease produces MIAKLRLVFSFSILFLSFYGVAQSTYWKNTELNGRAKQFSKQRLQVNKGKAFVLNQELFIQALTANKNSNVIYFPNEEGILIEFRVQEASVFSEKLAEKYPSIKSYKGVAVHDPTKQVRFSVSNKGIQSMTSVAGENGSLFMQKSVDDTYVLYRRTEQEKSDIDFVCRTMPSLMEYSQNNTAKLVDDQVLRTFRVAISASGEYTQFHGGTVIDALAAINASLTRINAIFERDLAITLELIDNTDLVIFTDPETDPYTGSLSAQVQNTLTNIIGEANYDIGHLFNQQDNTLDGNSGFIGAVCQDNRKGSGYTTLSSPVGDAFDIDLVAHEMGHQFGANHSFSHISEGTTVQVEPASGTTIMGYAGITGNNNVASNSDDYFHYVSVVQIRDYLQTISCGQTQVLTNSPPTLLPLSNYSIPKETPFVLVGEANDVDTTNVLSYSWEQIDNGIVTRSTFGPANPAGANFRSLPPSISPQRFFPKLNRILSGQLIQAAPSVDEAWETLSSIGREFNFSLTVRDNALNGGQSISDELMISVINDAGPFVVTSQNTEETFEAGSVQNITWDVANTNVAPINAETVSIYFSTDRGITFPTLLVENTVNDGNQSVIIPNLPTTTGRIMIKADTNIFFSVNSSNFTITPSDIVLNFNQVVFDVCKPNDISIPFTYETNIGFNEESTFSAIDLPTGLTANFSPISADTTNTNVTVDFVGISNLSEGEYPIKIIATSATASKEVTLQLRVYDAIFESVELTAPSNGMENVSKDVVLNWTNAIGNTLYDIEIATDISFATIIESATVSTDFYAPSLLENNSQYFWRLRPKNDCGEGVFGTAFSFSTIQFNCAVKEATALPITISSSGTPVISSKIVFYENLAVADLNVVLDIEHTFLADLVIKLTSPAGTAVTLVSGSCGEAQNILATFDDDSPSFNCFNNPGISGSVRPLGSLSAFNGESILGEWTLEIRDNAPSDGGRLNAFALEVCVEGDFRPDDDNDGVFDDGDDLCPGTLNGLEVDASGCPVYRFPEENFLVSLESETCRDNNDGSLTIIPKLALDYEVAITGNGINLSQNFSNSFILENLSSGTYTLCITGTDGTISYVEYCVEVQITEPAPLSVSSKIALDGSQITLEMEGSSIYTIELNGISIQTEKSSVVLDLEKGLNILKVFTNIPCQGIYEEEFGFFEKPIVFPNPVKDIVKVYLGSNQEKVLVRVFSVDGRWVFDESVLSQDGVVEIDLSSLSTGVYYLKYKSVKIKGTSKVVKE; encoded by the coding sequence ATGATTGCAAAATTACGCCTAGTTTTTTCATTTTCCATATTATTTCTTTCCTTTTACGGGGTAGCTCAATCTACATATTGGAAAAATACGGAATTAAACGGACGCGCTAAACAATTTTCTAAGCAACGGCTGCAAGTAAATAAGGGTAAAGCATTTGTTTTAAACCAAGAACTTTTTATACAAGCACTTACCGCAAACAAGAATTCTAATGTAATTTATTTTCCAAATGAAGAGGGGATTTTAATAGAATTTCGGGTACAGGAAGCAAGTGTGTTTTCGGAAAAACTTGCAGAAAAATACCCTTCTATAAAATCGTACAAAGGTGTCGCCGTACATGATCCTACTAAGCAAGTTCGTTTTAGTGTTTCAAATAAAGGCATTCAAAGTATGACAAGTGTGGCAGGGGAGAACGGATCTTTGTTTATGCAAAAGTCAGTGGATGACACCTATGTGTTGTATAGGAGAACAGAACAAGAAAAAAGTGATATTGATTTTGTTTGCCGAACAATGCCTAGTTTAATGGAATATTCCCAAAATAACACTGCAAAGTTAGTAGATGACCAAGTATTAAGAACATTTAGGGTAGCCATTTCAGCTTCTGGGGAGTATACACAATTTCACGGTGGAACGGTTATCGATGCCCTAGCGGCTATTAATGCCAGTTTAACTAGAATTAATGCAATTTTTGAACGCGACCTAGCTATAACTCTTGAACTAATAGATAATACCGATTTAGTAATTTTTACGGACCCAGAAACAGATCCTTATACAGGCAGTTTAAGTGCACAAGTTCAAAATACACTTACAAATATTATCGGTGAAGCAAATTATGATATAGGCCATCTTTTTAATCAACAAGATAATACGCTGGATGGTAACTCAGGATTTATTGGTGCCGTATGTCAAGACAATAGAAAGGGGAGCGGCTATACCACCTTGTCTTCACCTGTTGGCGATGCCTTTGATATAGATTTGGTAGCGCATGAAATGGGACATCAGTTTGGTGCTAATCACTCATTTTCACATATTTCGGAAGGTACAACGGTGCAAGTAGAACCAGCAAGTGGCACTACGATAATGGGCTATGCCGGTATTACTGGCAACAATAATGTGGCTTCAAACAGTGATGATTATTTTCATTATGTAAGTGTGGTTCAAATTAGAGATTATCTGCAAACTATTTCATGTGGGCAGACTCAAGTTTTAACGAATTCGCCACCCACATTACTTCCTTTGTCAAATTATAGTATTCCTAAGGAAACTCCTTTTGTGTTGGTTGGTGAGGCCAATGATGTTGACACCACCAATGTTCTTAGCTATTCTTGGGAACAGATCGATAACGGCATTGTTACGAGATCTACCTTTGGGCCTGCTAATCCGGCAGGGGCTAATTTTAGGTCACTGCCTCCAAGTATTTCGCCACAACGGTTTTTCCCAAAACTTAATCGTATTTTAAGTGGGCAATTAATACAGGCGGCACCAAGTGTTGACGAAGCTTGGGAAACGCTTTCAAGCATTGGCCGTGAATTCAACTTTTCTTTAACCGTCCGTGACAATGCTTTAAATGGTGGTCAGTCAATTTCAGATGAATTAATGATTTCTGTAATTAATGATGCCGGACCATTTGTGGTAACTTCGCAGAATACAGAAGAGACATTTGAAGCAGGTTCGGTGCAAAACATTACTTGGGATGTTGCAAACACCAATGTTGCGCCAATTAACGCTGAAACGGTTTCTATTTACTTTTCTACGGATCGTGGAATTACTTTTCCAACGTTATTAGTTGAAAATACGGTAAATGATGGAAACCAAAGTGTTATTATTCCCAATTTACCTACCACTACAGGGCGCATAATGATAAAGGCCGATACTAATATTTTCTTTTCGGTAAATAGCTCTAATTTTACAATAACCCCTTCTGATATTGTATTAAATTTTAATCAGGTAGTTTTCGATGTGTGTAAACCAAATGATATCTCTATTCCTTTTACTTATGAAACCAATATAGGATTTAATGAAGAAAGTACTTTTAGTGCTATAGATTTACCAACGGGGCTGACAGCTAACTTTTCACCAATATCAGCTGATACGACCAATACCAATGTAACTGTAGATTTTGTAGGTATTTCTAATCTTTCCGAAGGTGAATATCCCATCAAAATTATAGCTACTTCTGCAACTGCTTCTAAAGAAGTTACGCTGCAATTAAGGGTGTACGATGCTATTTTTGAATCTGTTGAATTAACCGCTCCAAGTAATGGAATGGAAAATGTGTCTAAAGATGTGGTTTTGAATTGGACAAACGCCATAGGTAATACATTGTACGATATTGAAATTGCGACAGATATAAGCTTTGCAACTATTATAGAATCTGCTACGGTAAGTACCGATTTTTATGCACCATCCTTACTAGAAAACAATAGCCAATATTTTTGGCGTTTAAGACCTAAAAACGATTGCGGTGAAGGCGTTTTTGGTACTGCTTTTAGTTTTTCTACTATACAGTTTAATTGTGCTGTAAAAGAGGCAACGGCATTGCCTATAACGATATCAAGCAGTGGTACGCCCGTAATTAGTTCTAAGATCGTATTTTACGAAAATCTTGCGGTGGCAGATTTAAATGTTGTTCTGGATATAGAACATACCTTTTTAGCCGATTTAGTGATTAAACTAACATCACCAGCAGGTACAGCAGTAACATTGGTTTCTGGTTCTTGTGGCGAGGCTCAAAATATTTTGGCCACTTTTGACGATGATAGCCCCTCTTTTAATTGTTTTAATAATCCAGGTATAAGCGGTTCGGTAAGGCCATTAGGAAGTTTAAGTGCTTTTAATGGAGAATCTATACTTGGCGAATGGACCTTGGAAATACGTGATAATGCGCCTTCGGATGGCGGTCGTTTAAATGCTTTTGCTCTTGAGGTATGTGTGGAGGGAGATTTTAGACCCGATGATGATAACGACGGTGTTTTTGATGATGGCGACGACCTTTGTCCTGGAACTTTAAATGGTCTCGAAGTTGATGCTTCTGGCTGCCCTGTCTACCGTTTTCCTGAAGAAAACTTTTTGGTAAGTTTAGAAAGCGAAACTTGTAGGGATAATAACGATGGTTCGTTGACTATAATACCAAAATTAGCTCTTGATTATGAAGTAGCCATTACAGGTAATGGCATTAATTTATCCCAGAATTTTTCAAATTCCTTTATTTTGGAAAATTTGAGTTCAGGTACATATACGCTATGTATAACTGGAACAGACGGAACCATATCATATGTGGAGTATTGTGTAGAAGTTCAAATAACAGAACCGGCACCATTGAGCGTTTCTTCTAAAATAGCACTAGATGGTTCGCAAATTACCCTTGAAATGGAAGGCTCGTCGATTTATACCATCGAGTTAAACGGAATTTCTATTCAAACAGAAAAATCTAGTGTGGTGTTAGATTTAGAAAAAGGATTGAATATCTTAAAAGTTTTTACGAATATTCCATGTCAAGGAATTTATGAAGAGGAATTTGGCTTTTTTGAGAAGCCAATAGTTTTTCCAAATCCCGTTAAGGATATAGTTAAAGTATACTTAGGAAGCAACCAAGAAAAAGTGTTGGTAAGGGTGTTTAGTGTTGATGGACGATGGGTTTTTGATGAATCGGTACTATCACAAGACGGCGTCGTAGAAATAGATTTAAGCTCATTATCTACCGGTGTTTACTACCTAAAGTATAAAAGTGTAAAAATAAAAGGAACCTCAAAAGTTGTTAAAGAATGA
- a CDS encoding 50S ribosomal protein L25/general stress protein Ctc: MKSITIKGSQRESVGKKATKALRNAGKVPCVVYGGDKPLHFSADELSFRDLVYTPNAHTVAIELDGGTSINAVLQDIQFHPVTDAIIHIDFYQLFDNKVITMDIPVRLEGNSPGVRNGGRLLFRKRKLTIKALPSKLPDFFDVDISKLKIGQNISVGTLLSDDFTILHPDTTVVVQVKTARTAVAIEDEDEEGEEGAEGAEDSSEDSAQE; this comes from the coding sequence ATGAAGTCAATTACAATTAAAGGATCACAAAGAGAAAGCGTGGGCAAAAAGGCAACGAAAGCCCTACGTAATGCTGGAAAGGTTCCTTGCGTAGTATACGGAGGGGATAAACCATTACATTTTTCAGCAGACGAACTATCGTTCAGAGACTTGGTTTACACTCCAAATGCACATACAGTTGCAATTGAATTGGATGGTGGAACCTCAATTAATGCAGTATTGCAAGATATTCAGTTTCACCCAGTAACCGATGCTATCATTCACATTGATTTTTATCAATTATTTGATAACAAAGTTATTACTATGGACATACCGGTAAGATTAGAAGGAAACTCTCCTGGTGTTCGTAATGGTGGACGTTTATTATTTAGAAAACGTAAACTTACTATTAAAGCATTGCCAAGTAAACTACCGGATTTCTTTGATGTCGATATTTCTAAATTAAAAATCGGTCAAAACATTTCTGTAGGTACATTGTTAAGCGATGATTTTACCATTCTACACCCAGACACTACTGTTGTTGTTCAAGTTAAGACTGCACGTACGGCAGTTGCTATTGAGGACGAGGATGAAGAAGGAGAAGAAGGTGCTGAAGGCGCGGAAGATTCTTCAGAAGATTCTGCTCAAGAATAA
- a CDS encoding HTTM domain-containing protein has translation MLNRLLFQRIDNSPLIAFRIFFGILVSLECFGAIATGWIKRNLITPKYTFPFIDFEFLQPLPGNGMYFYFVLMGLLGLFIAMGFKYRASIISFTILWTVTYLMQKTAYNNHYYLLILIALLMCFFPAEKSRSYDVKMNPKIESNSMYAYVKWIVVLQLFIVYVYASIAKMYGDWLDFSTIAVMMHFKKNYWLVGDILQEPWVHTIIGTVGILFDLLIVPALLWKPTRKAAFFLSLFFHLFNSIIFQIGIFPYLSIAFSVFFFEPESIRKIFFKTKTAFASTYTALPNHKNTLVLGTTIYFIIQLVLPLRHHAIEDNVLWSEEGHRMSWRMMLRSRQGKGTFKVVDKNTKEEFIIEPKDYLSGSQERKIFAYPDFTWQFAQYLKKEFEQNNRNVSVYLINSKISINRKPYVPFIDSTTDLAAEKWFRLKHHDWIHPSNFENSKN, from the coding sequence ATGCTCAATAGGTTATTATTTCAACGTATAGATAATAGCCCCTTAATTGCCTTTCGTATATTTTTTGGTATTCTCGTTTCTCTTGAATGTTTTGGTGCTATTGCGACTGGTTGGATAAAGCGAAATTTAATTACACCAAAATATACTTTTCCTTTTATAGATTTTGAGTTTCTACAACCCTTACCAGGTAACGGCATGTATTTCTATTTTGTTTTAATGGGCTTACTTGGCCTTTTTATTGCCATGGGGTTTAAATATAGGGCAAGTATCATATCCTTCACAATTTTATGGACCGTAACCTATTTAATGCAAAAAACGGCCTACAACAATCATTACTACTTACTCATTTTAATAGCATTGCTCATGTGCTTTTTTCCTGCAGAAAAAAGTAGATCTTACGATGTTAAAATGAATCCGAAGATAGAAAGCAATTCCATGTATGCCTATGTAAAATGGATAGTTGTTCTACAATTATTTATAGTTTACGTATACGCATCTATAGCAAAAATGTATGGAGACTGGTTAGATTTTAGCACTATAGCCGTTATGATGCATTTTAAAAAGAATTATTGGCTAGTGGGTGACATTTTACAAGAACCTTGGGTACATACTATAATTGGAACCGTGGGTATTTTATTTGATTTGCTCATTGTACCTGCATTACTTTGGAAACCAACCAGAAAAGCGGCATTTTTTCTTTCCTTATTCTTTCATTTATTTAATTCAATCATATTTCAGATAGGTATTTTCCCTTATTTATCGATTGCCTTTAGTGTGTTCTTTTTTGAACCTGAATCAATTAGGAAAATATTTTTTAAAACTAAAACTGCATTCGCATCTACCTATACAGCGTTGCCCAACCATAAAAATACATTAGTTTTAGGCACAACTATTTATTTCATAATTCAATTAGTATTGCCTTTAAGACACCATGCCATTGAAGATAATGTGTTATGGAGTGAAGAAGGCCATAGGATGAGCTGGCGCATGATGCTACGTAGCAGACAAGGAAAAGGCACCTTTAAAGTAGTCGATAAGAACACTAAAGAAGAATTTATTATTGAACCTAAAGATTATTTATCTGGCAGCCAGGAGCGTAAAATATTTGCCTATCCAGATTTTACATGGCAGTTTGCCCAATATTTAAAAAAAGAATTCGAGCAAAACAATAGAAACGTATCAGTATACCTAATAAATTCTAAGATTAGCATAAACCGTAAACCCTATGTCCCCTTTATAGATTCCACAACTGATTTAGCAGCAGAAAAATGGTTTCGATTAAAACATCATGACTGGATTCACCCTTCAAACTTCGAAAATTCTAAAAATTAG